CGGGACTGGGGAATTCTCATGAAGACATTCGTGCATCGGGGACAGATCACCAAAGTGGTCTTCGGCAGTGGTACGCGCAGCCGTATCCCTGAAGAGGCGGATGCCCTCGGATGCCGTCGGGTGCTCATCCTGTGCACACCTGGTCAAGCGGGCCAGGCAGTGGAGGTACACGACGTACTGGGTACGACGGCGGTGGGAACTTTCACGGAAGCGGCTCCGCACACCCCCGTCGAGGTCACGGAGAAGGCGGTCGCGTATGCCAGAACCGTGGGAGCGGACTCGGTGCTCGCCATCGGCGGTGGCTCGACGATCGGCCTCGGCAAGGCGATCGCCCTGCGGACCGGGCTGCCACAGCTGGCGTTGCCCACCACCTACGCCGGCTCGGAGATGACGCCGATCCTCGGAGAGACCGAAGGGCGCCGGAAGACGACCCGCCGGCTGCCGGAAGTGCTGCCGAAGACCGTGGTGTACGACGTCGACCTGACGTTCACGTTTCCCGCGGCGGCATCGGTGGTCAGCGGCATCAACGCGATGGCGCACGCGGTGGAGGCCCTCTACGCACAGGACCGGGACCCGCTCGCCTTCCTGATGGCCGGTGAAGCGCTCGAATCCCTCATCCGCTCCCTCCCGGTCGTCGCACAGCGTCCGGACGACCGCGAGGCGCGGGCCGACGTCCTGTACGGGGCGTGGCTGGCCGGCACGTGCCTGGGCACGGTGGGCATGGCCTTGCATCACAAGGTGTGCCATGTGCTGGGTGGCACGTTCGGGCTTCCGCACGCCGAAACCCACGCGGTCGTCCTGCCGCACGTGGTCGCCTACAACGCACCGGCGGCGCCCGAGGCCATGGCACGCATCGCAAGGGCGCTGTCGGCGGCCGACGCCGCGAAGGGACTCTTCGACTTCGCGGGACGGCTCGCCGCCCCCAGGGCGCTGCGGGACCTCGGCATGCCGGAATCGGGCATCGAGCAGGCGGCCGAACTCATCGTGCGGGACGGCTACTGGAACCCGCGACCAGTCGAACGGACGGCGGTACGCGCCCTCTTGGCCCGCGCCTGGGCCGGACAGCCGCCGCGCACGTCACCCGGCGACGGACATCCCCGGACAGAGTCCGCAACCCACCACCCAACCACCACGGGAGCGCGTCATGCGTGATCTGACCAGCGACACCATCACCGAGGTCGTGATCTCGATCATGCGGGACACCAAGGACTCCCGCGTCGCCGAGATCCTGGAATCACTGGTGCGACACCTGCACGCCTTCGTCCGCGACGTCGAACTGACGCAGGACGAATGGGCCCGGGGAGTCGACTTCCTGACGCGCACCGGGCAGACGTGCACCCCGACGCGTCAGGAGTTCATCCTGCTGTCCGACGTGCTCGGCGTCACCATGCTGGTCGACGCCCTGACCAACCGACGCCCCAGCCAGGCCACGCAGAACAGCGTGCTGGGCCCGTACTTCAGGGAGGACAGGCCGCAGCAGGCCGACGCCGCCGACATCTCCGGGGGTCTGTCCGGTACCCCGCTGTTCTTCGAGGGACGGGTCGTGGACCACGAGGGAGCGCCGGTGGCCGACGCGGCGGTGGACGTCTGGCACAGCGACTCGGAAGGCCACTACGACATGGAGGTGCCCGGCCTGGACGAGCCGGCCATGCGCGCGCTGTTCCGCACCGACGAGACGGCGCACTTCGGTTTCCGTTCCATTCGCCCGTCCAGCTACCCGATACCCGGTGACGGCCCGGTCGGTGAACTCATGAGCGCGACCAGCAGGTCGCTCATGCGTCCCGCCCATGTGCACCTGTTGATCGAGGCTCCGGGATTCCAGCGCGTGACCACCATGCTCTTCCCCTCGGACGACCCGCACCTGGACACCGATCCGGTGTTCGGCGTCAGGCAGTCGCTGATCGAGCACTACGACACGTACGCGGCCGACGCCGGGCCCTACCGGGGAAGGACCGAGGTGCCGTACACCCTGCTGCGTCACACCTTCGTCCTCGAACCCCTCGTCACGGACTGACCCCCACGGCGCCCCCACGACGAGAGCCGGTCATCCACGAGGACGGCCGACGTCGAACACTCCATCACACCGCGGGGCTCAGCCCCGAATTCACGGAGGTCCTCAGATGAGTGAAACCCTTGATGTCGTCTTCGGGTTCCGAGCCACGATGAGCCGACTCGCCACGGGCGTCAGCGTGATCACCACACGCTCGGGCAGCACGGCCATCGGCATGACGGCGAGCGCCGTCTCCGCGCTGTCCCTCGAGCCGCTCCAACTGCTCGTGTGCATCGGCAACCAGCTGTACACGCGAACCGTAATCGCCGAGCACGGCCGCTTCGCCGTCAACGTCCTCGGCGAGGACAGCGAGCACCTCGCGCGGAACTTCGCCGTCTCCAAGCCGGACAAGTTCGCGGACGTGGAAACCATCGACGACCACGGCGTGCCGGTGCTGAAGGACGCCATCGCGGCTGTCGTGTGCGACGTCGCCGCGGCACTGCCCGGCGGCGATCACACCATATTCGTGGGCGACGTCCGCCACTTCGAACACCGGATGGAAGGCCGGCCGCTGCTCCACTTCGGCGGAGACTTCGGCACGCTCAGGCCCCCCTGCTAGCGCTGGTGACAGCGGCCCGACGGAGGCTGCCGTACCCCTGACCCGGACCACTACGGCCCCCGGCATCCGGCTTCTGCAGGCGAGCCAAGGACGCCGGGGGCTCCGCTCGTCCCGACGACTCCACCGAAGGTGCCATGACCAGCTCCGTGCCGACCTTCAAGCTGCGTCCTGCGGACCAGCCCCCGCACCTCCTGACCCGCCCCCGGCTGCTGCGCCGGCTGGACGCGTCGACCGAGCCCGTGGTGGTGGTCTCCGCGCCCGCCGGTGCCGGAAAGACGGTGCTCCTGACCGAGTGGTCGCGAAGCCTCGCAACTCGTGGCGCGTGCGCCTGGCTCAGCCTGGACGCGTACGACAACGCCCCGGGCCGGCTCTGGGCCGGCATCCTGCGGGCGTTGCAGCACGTACGGCCGGAACTGCCCGTCCGCCCCCACAGCGGCGAGTGGACACTCGACGCGTGGCTCGAGGAGATCCTGCCGAGCCTCGTGAGCGGACTGGAGGGACAGGGACCGCTCGCGCTGATGCTCGACGGAGTGGAATCGATCGCGGACGTCGATGCGGTCCGCAGCCTTTCGGATTTCCTGACAAGGCTTCCGCAGGGCTTTCGCGTCGTTCTGTCGACCCGTCACGTTCCGGGTGGACCCGTACCGACCCTGCGCGCCCGGGGCGCGATCGCTGAACTCGACCGGCACGACCTGGCCTTCACCCCCGAGGAGGCACAGGCCGTGCTCACCGATC
This portion of the Streptomyces mirabilis genome encodes:
- a CDS encoding maleylacetate reductase is translated as MKTFVHRGQITKVVFGSGTRSRIPEEADALGCRRVLILCTPGQAGQAVEVHDVLGTTAVGTFTEAAPHTPVEVTEKAVAYARTVGADSVLAIGGGSTIGLGKAIALRTGLPQLALPTTYAGSEMTPILGETEGRRKTTRRLPEVLPKTVVYDVDLTFTFPAAASVVSGINAMAHAVEALYAQDRDPLAFLMAGEALESLIRSLPVVAQRPDDREARADVLYGAWLAGTCLGTVGMALHHKVCHVLGGTFGLPHAETHAVVLPHVVAYNAPAAPEAMARIARALSAADAAKGLFDFAGRLAAPRALRDLGMPESGIEQAAELIVRDGYWNPRPVERTAVRALLARAWAGQPPRTSPGDGHPRTESATHHPTTTGARHA
- a CDS encoding dioxygenase, with amino-acid sequence MRDLTSDTITEVVISIMRDTKDSRVAEILESLVRHLHAFVRDVELTQDEWARGVDFLTRTGQTCTPTRQEFILLSDVLGVTMLVDALTNRRPSQATQNSVLGPYFREDRPQQADAADISGGLSGTPLFFEGRVVDHEGAPVADAAVDVWHSDSEGHYDMEVPGLDEPAMRALFRTDETAHFGFRSIRPSSYPIPGDGPVGELMSATSRSLMRPAHVHLLIEAPGFQRVTTMLFPSDDPHLDTDPVFGVRQSLIEHYDTYAADAGPYRGRTEVPYTLLRHTFVLEPLVTD
- a CDS encoding flavin reductase family protein; translation: MSETLDVVFGFRATMSRLATGVSVITTRSGSTAIGMTASAVSALSLEPLQLLVCIGNQLYTRTVIAEHGRFAVNVLGEDSEHLARNFAVSKPDKFADVETIDDHGVPVLKDAIAAVVCDVAAALPGGDHTIFVGDVRHFEHRMEGRPLLHFGGDFGTLRPPC